In the Strix uralensis isolate ZFMK-TIS-50842 chromosome 25, bStrUra1, whole genome shotgun sequence genome, AAAAGCCCACCCTGACGGTGGCTGAGGCAGCGAGGTTTTAGCAAAGGCACCCACCGTGAGCTGGAGGTGTCTTGGGAAGGAATTAAAAGTATGGAAACAGTGATGCCCCGCAGCCTCTCCCTGCTGTTCCAAAGCCCGTGGGCAGTTCCTGGAGCTCGGTGCCTGCGCACAGAAGACACGTAGGCAAGTGGTAGGGTCGGGAGGTTGTCCTGTCCCACTGCGACGGGAGGGCGGGGGTGCAAGTGGCAGCCCTGTGTGTGGCAGGCGGTGGGAAAGGGGTAAGAGTTTGTTGTGAAAACGTATCCCTAAGCCGTGTTTTGGGGAGCCAGGCAGTAATCGAGCCACACCTGTGGGGTGCAGAGACAAAGGCTGGAGGGGAAAGGTTACAGCTCACCCCAATCCTTTTATTGACCCAGCGGAGACTGGGGGTGATGCCCAGTTGGGTTCCCGTCGGACCTGCGGCAAAACCAGCTTCCCCTCGTGCCCGCTCTGCCCTCGGCGGCTGCTGCGCGGTgggtgggggctgcagcaggatttCCTGTGGGAGGAGGCGCCGCCAGCATGGCCCTGGGGCTCCAGGGGCTCATGGCCGTGCCCCCCGCAGGTGGGTGCCACCCACAGTGGGGTACAggggggcagggaaaggcaccaggaaaggggggagaaagcagcaccgAGAGCCGGGGTCAgggaaacagaaatttattttctagttaaTAAAGatttgctgcagccctgctagtgctgccggcggggcggcctcttgcagggctgggtAGAGTCCTGGGAGCCGGGGGCCCTCCTCTTCGGGGCGCGCCTGGGCCTCCCACTCGAGCGGTTGCTGCGCTGCCTGGCAGtggaggggctgtggctgcagccccgGGCAGAGGGACCTGCTACAGCCTCCCCCAGgccctcctggggctgctcctgttcTGCCAGGACAGGCGCAGATGGGGGGCGGCCTTGACCCCCGCGGAGGGCGGCCTCCAACAtgccagcttcctcctccctgttagGGCTGTCACGGCTGCTGGAGGAGGTCGAGGAGGTGTCTCCAGTCCTGCACCAGGAGCAGTTGCAGCGGAAGAAGATGGGGCTGGAGTTGGCCTCAGACCTGTTGTCCTCTGCCCCCACAGCCGGGGAGCGCAGCAGCCTCTGGGCCTCCTCGCTGCACTGGCTCGCGATGATGTCCATGATGCCACGGGCCAGAGGGGCTGCGTGTTCCCCAAGGCCCGGCTGCAGCACCCGGACCAGGGCCTCCTCCACCGGGCCGCTGATGCACAGGGCATGCGCGATGTTGCCTGTTGCACGACGCGTGTGCCACCACATTGGCCCGTGTATCACCCACAGCTCCTGGCGCAGCCAGGCCAGCACGGGATCGAGGAGACGCGCTTGGCTCTGGAaaagttctgcccagacctcGGGCAGGAGGCCCCCCAcggcctctggctctgcagccccctgctcatgtggggacagtgtcccctgtggagaagATGGAGGGGACGCTGTGGGGTGACGGGCGCTGTTCTCGGCCCGGCGGCTGGGATCTgggcctgcctggctgctggcttcTGGAGACACTTCGAGGAGTGTCATGCCATATTGGTGGCCACCAGATCTTCCCTGCCCGGAAAACTGCACAAAGTCCACCAGTCCTCTGCAGAGCGGGCACTCTGGTTTCATCTGTACCCAccgcaggatgcagcccaggcagaaccggtGGCCACAGGGCATCGCATAAGCGACATCACCTCGAGTGTcacggcagatggggcagatctccTCTGTCTCCGAGGCCATGTTCTCGTGCTGCAGGAGGTTGGGGAGcgctgaggatgaggagctgctcccaCTCGCTGGCGCCGGCGCCGCCAAAGGGTGTCACGTGCTGCAAAAGTGAGAGTGGTCACTCACTGTCCcagcgaggggaggggagggaggggaggaagaaatgcccaggcccctggcgaaggacaccctcgCGGCTCCCCAAGCCCAGTCACCCGCCCCAGGGCCGCCctgcacagctcacctccgctgccgcaAGGGTGCCCGGcagtgcccggctgcctgacccaagcagggccggggaaacacaggggatggctcgGGGATGGGCACCAagagctgcccacagcagcccccagagcaccacccagcactgggagcagcctCGCTCGGCCCTTCAGACCTCGCAGGCTCGCTACCAGAGTCCAGGCTCAAGCCAGACTGGGCCAGGCTCTGTTGGTGCCCAAAGCTTCGAGGGGTGTGAGGTCACAGTCCATCACCTGCTGATGTCACAGCCCACCACTTGGGGATTGGACATCTACCCCCGCAGCACTCGtgcctccacacacacctctggggcTACCGCAACCccgctttcctctccctctcctcagctctgTCTTCTGCTTGCCACTGGTGTTTCatgccagtcaccaaggccttgGCTGTGTCTTCTCTTCAGCCCCCCCAGATGCCCCGAACTTCACTGTGGTGGGGCaattcccccctctcccccctcctctgccactTGGGGATTAGTGATTCCTCCCCCACTCCTGGGCCTCAGACCAACCTGAGGAGTTAAGTCCTGCTGATGGCATTAAACAGAGCGTTAAGATGCTGCTTTCTGGCTCTGCCCTCCTTATCAATTGGGGAGGGTTAGAACAGCCTCTCACCTCCTAACAGCCTGGGAGAACAATAAGAGAACTGCACACCCAGCAAGTTCTTGCACAGCTGGCGGAAGACACCAGAACATTGTCCGAGCTTGGCCGGAGTGagaagtatctgacaaaagtcaatgggagaactttgtagagtcaggctgatggttggactcgatgatcccaagggtcttttccaacctgaatgattctgtgattctgtgatcttggaccctataaacaggACCCCAggtgagaccctctgagctctcctggaccgcagtgggcctgtgaccagcatctccccttctgctgctgtgtttacTGGCAACATTCTTACATGCCCATGCTTTGCACTGGGTTTCTGTCCAGGTTCTCAATTTCTGTTGGTCAATAGATAAAAATACCTGGTAATTCAAAGTGAAAATCTGGTAATTTGCCCTTCCCCAACCTCATGCTTCCTCAGAGACATGAACCGATGGGCCCAGCCTGGGCTTGAATACTACAGTCCGCCAGTTCACCAGGTTTCTCTTCCTCGACTGTAACAACACGAGTCTCCCGTCAGCAAGGTTAGGCAAACAGCCGCTGATAAAACAACTTCCAGGTTGCTCTTTCCAAGGCCGAGGTGCACAGGCCGTTGAACACAGGGCCCTGTGTGTGCGTGTGAACCTCCTGGCAGTGACACCTGCCACACAGCACTGCCCGATGACAGCACGGGCCTTGGTGCCATGGTACAGGCTGGGTTAATGACTTTGTTTATACTGTTTGGGCAATCGCGATAAGGCCGCCCAACCCACCGGCCCCCTCCCCGAGCCGCTGGCGCTTCATTGAGAAAACGGCCGTTGACGCCGTGCGGTGAACTCGTTTGCCCTGGCCAATCAGCCTGGGGATggctgggttttttgtggtgtgggtttggttttttttttttttttaatgaggaccGCTTAATCACAGAGCGGTCAAGGCTGTGAAGGGGTGTTTCACTGGTGACCCAGCCTTATAAGAGCTGGTTTGAGCTGGAAGGACGGGGAGAATCCAGCCTGCGACGGAGGGTTTGGAAAGGATTTTAcatctctctcctgtctgctGGAGCTGAGTTTTGCTGAGGATCCGGCCACCCAGCTCAGCTATGTCCACCAGCGGCATGGACGTGGACTGTGAGAGGTGCCAGTGCCACAGCGAAGCCAAACGCACCGCCATCCTCTACACCCTCCTCAGCCAGAACCTCACCCACAGCCGCAGCGGCCGCAGCCCAGCCCACCAGCGCTGCCTCTGCCACCAGCGCCGCACCGTCTGCCTCCGCACACCCCACGTCACCTGCCAGGCGGCCTCCAACGTGCTGGTAAAAACCATCAGCTTTATGAAAAACCTCCCTTCCTTCCACCTGCTGCCGCGAGAGGatcagctcctgctgctggacAGCTGCTGGGTCCCCCTTTTCCTCCTGGGGCTGGTCCAGGAGATGGTGACCTTCGAGGTGATGGAGACCCCGGCCCCCAGCATGCTCAAGAAGATCCTCCTCGACGGCCAAAGCAACGGGCAGGAGCCCGAGCGGACACAGCCCACGCTGGCCGCCGTGCAGCGGCTGCAGTGCTGCCTCAACACCTTCTGGAGCCTGGACCTGAGCCCCAAGGAATACGCCTACCTGAAGGGAGCCATTCTCTTTAATCCCGGTGAGTGCCTGGCCCTCGTGGCTCTGCTTGCCGGCGGGAGAGCACATCCCACACATGTTAGTGCCTGAACATGCACCTCTCGGTTGGAGATGCTCAGAGCACGGGCAGGCACGAGAGCAGAGAGGGCTGGTTGCCTTCTCCTTAACTCTGATCGTTACCAAGTGCCCCGGGAAGCAGGGAGAAGGGATGTCAAACGTAGTGGTAAAAGCCAGAAACCTTTGCCTGCCCTGCAGACAATAAAAGACCCCGGGATTTACTTTGTAAAGCAAGAGCTTGCCCAGTTAACTACTTTTCCTCCTTCCAACAGCAGCCCTGGAATAGCTACATCTCAGTAGTGCTGCGTACACCTCGTTAGCGTGGCCTCGGAGATCGCTTCTGagaaatggggaagggaagggtggCAATGGGAGAAACCTGGGGCTGTTTTTGAGCCTCCCTCATCATcagctttccctcctctcccttggcAGATGTCCCTGGGCTGAGGGCCTCCCTGTACATCGAGAGCCTCCAGCGGGAAGCCCAGAGAGCGCTTCAGGAGGTcctgcagcccctgcaccccGAAGACCAGGGCCGCTTTGCCCGCATTTTGCTGATCGCCTCTACCTTAAAATCGATCCCTCCCGCCCTCATCACGGATCTCTTCTTCCGACCCGTCATCGGCAACGCGGACATCGTCGAGCTCATCGCGGAAATGCTGTACGAAATAACCGGCGGGCAGCTGGCTCCCGTGGCACGCGTGGCGTGCTGAGCAGCCCTCTGGATGCTCCCCATGGCTCACCGGGGCAGCAAAGCGAATCTGGGAGCGGGGATGTAGCGAGAGAAGCACTCTGGACTCTGCAGGGAACTGTGCCTTTCGGTAGGGCTCAGGCCGGAGGATTTAGCCAAGCTGCAGCAGAGCGCACGGAGAAACAGCGCCGGTTCAGCAGATGTTtacagcagctcctgctctgcctctgcccgTCTCCAGTTCAGGGAGCGTGTGCAGGCGAGGGGTTTCTTTCCCTGTTtgcagccagagcagctcagccccCTGCGAACAGAACACAAAGCAGGTCAAGTTAGAGCCCGGTCTTGCTTTTAACTCAGTGAATCCTTGGTTCTGTTGAAATCAATGTGCATTTTGCTGTTAACTCCAAGAGATGAGGTTTGTCCCCAACTAACAGCTTCATTCTGCAGTGTTTAGACACACTGAATAATGTGTCTTCAGTGGGATCGCTTACCAAGTGCAAACATTATGGGAGTTAGGTGTGGGTGAAGTCTTGGCCTGTTTATTGTGCTTGAACtcttaaaaatattcatgaaagATGGCACCAAAAGGGAAAAAGCCAGAGTATTAAACCTTACAGGGTGTGCAGATCCACCCCTCTTACTTTTGCTTAGATGGTAACTTTTCTCCACATTGCCATAAAATACAACAGGACTGCTTGCAAAGCGATGGGTTTTACCTAAGAGCACGTCACTTTGGGCTGTGGGCTCACCTCCGTTTGTGTGACAGTAAGTGACTCCCCGAGCTGCGAACGCTGCGGAGACGAGCAGAGCTGGTTTAGTGGGAGAACCAAATGTCCCTCCCTGGAGTTACAGCCGGGTGCACGCGTAGGAAAGCTTgttcctcctgcctgcagcttctGCAACAAGTTAGATGTCAGTATTTTATAAGTCAATGTTCTTGCGGTTTGTATATAAGatgcagtaaattatttttttaataaaatgttttgcgTTTTGGAAAATGGTGGTGGTACATTTCGGGGGGGTTAGAAAAACCAGCTGCAGACCTGGCAGAGAAAGGATGCTTGAATGAAAACAGGGTTTTCATAAAAATCCGTCTGTTTCGCCCTCACAAGGGAGCGTTGCGGTGCGGACACACGTCGATCGCTGCCAGCGGGAGCTGTCTGATGAACAGCCCCGCAGCACAAAACCCCTCTGAGCACCCAGCAGACAGAAATTCGCAGAGGCAGCGGAATCGCAGCCCGTCCACGCCTTGCCCTTTCTGCGGGCGTTGAGCCTCGCCCTGAGGGCTCCCGGCGCAGCAGCGATGTCAGAGATGGATGCTCTGACTCACCTGGACGCGCATGCAGCTGCCAACAGCCACAAACCCCATCCCGTTTGCCATGCCCGACCCAGCCGAGGTGTCAGATAAAGCTGCGCGAAGCCTCCCTGTGCCCCGTCACCCTCCTACCCATGGAAACACCTCGAATGTCAGCCAGCGGCCCGGCAGGAGGAAGGACTGCTTTGTCAGTCCGTCCCTCCACCTCTCACTGTTGCTGCTGAACGGTGACGGATGGCTTCCAAGGTGATCTCAACCCCATGACGGTCATTTTCCATGGGGAGGGAGCGCATGAGTCACCGGCTGATTTCCACAGGCCCACGCCAGCCACGGGCAGCCCTGAGCCACACAGCCCGGTGACGCGTGCGTGAGTCACGGCACGCGGGATGCCGACCAGCCCCGCTGCCAGAGTTA is a window encoding:
- the NR0B2 gene encoding nuclear receptor subfamily 0 group B member 2, with product MSTSGMDVDCERCQCHSEAKRTAILYTLLSQNLTHSRSGRSPAHQRCLCHQRRTVCLRTPHVTCQAASNVLVKTISFMKNLPSFHLLPREDQLLLLDSCWVPLFLLGLVQEMVTFEVMETPAPSMLKKILLDGQSNGQEPERTQPTLAAVQRLQCCLNTFWSLDLSPKEYAYLKGAILFNPDVPGLRASLYIESLQREAQRALQEVLQPLHPEDQGRFARILLIASTLKSIPPALITDLFFRPVIGNADIVELIAEMLYEITGGQLAPVARVAC
- the LOC141954565 gene encoding uncharacterized protein LOC141954565; amino-acid sequence: MASETEEICPICRDTRGDVAYAMPCGHRFCLGCILRWVQMKPECPLCRGLVDFVQFSGQGRSGGHQYGMTLLEVSPEASSQAGPDPSRRAENSARHPTASPPSSPQGTLSPHEQGAAEPEAVGGLLPEVWAELFQSQARLLDPVLAWLRQELWVIHGPMWWHTRRATGNIAHALCISGPVEEALVRVLQPGLGEHAAPLARGIMDIIASQCSEEAQRLLRSPAVGAEDNRSEANSSPIFFRCNCSWCRTGDTSSTSSSSRDSPNREEEAGMLEAALRGGQGRPPSAPVLAEQEQPQEGLGEAVAGPSARGCSHSPSTARQRSNRSSGRPRRAPKRRAPGSQDSTQPCKRPPRRQH